The sequence atatatcttgGATCCAATCTTATTCGTATCTTGTTCGACCCGATCTATTTGTTGTCCTTAGTTTCAACCTAGATGATGGCATCCCACTGGATTTATCCAACAAGAGACCCTCAAACACCAATAGGAGTTATCCTAATCCAACAATCAAAGGCACATCTCACCTTGATTTAGGAACAACATACTGATGGCAACAAATTATAAACCCAATACCGATCATAAATTTGGATTATACATTCAGCAATCCGACTGGTTGACTAACATTGGTCATTACCTTGTACATTAGAATACATGCGTACTGATATTATATAGCAAAGTTCCTGCACATAGCTCGAAAAAAAGAGTTTTGTTTGCAATTGATAATACATCGTTCAATGCTATATCGAATTTTGTTTGCAAGCACTTGAGAGTTTAGATACTTCAAAAATAAGATAAACTATTGAGGATAATCCATGTAGATGCGTCGTCATGTTACTTAGTCACAGAATACGAGCAAGCTGGTtatttcctagacaagttagaACATTTCCcagctttaaaacaaaaaattgcAAGATCGCACTGAAGGTCCTGTTTGGATGGTTATGGTTACAGGAGCTTTTTCACACATATAGCCATTTTGAGCAGACTCATATTAAGGCGTTCAAACAAGGAACGAAGAAGTTCATGCATGGAGGAAAGTCATCAAGCATCACAAGTAAAACAGGGACTACGTATCATTTTCAGAAAAAGAGGTGATTTAGGTTGCCCGTATTCTAGGTATCTTCATTCCAAAATCACCCTAATAATGGAAATTTTGATTTCTCGTACCATTTACCTTCCTCTTACGGCGATTTATATTGATCTTATGAATAACCTATCCCAAGCACCCAAATAAGAAATTACAGTGAGGACACCTTGAAAATGAAAATAGTTCTAGCTGGAAAATGGAAGAAAGAGCTATTGGAATAACTACTTTCCaattctttttcattttgtctCTATGACTCCAAGCATCTTAAGAGAAATTAGAATCAATAGAGAACTAGTTTCAAACTGGGAGTTTAATAGAGGTGTTGGCAACCTCCTTGTCTGAACCTACTTCACAAACTAAATTGTAGCCCAGTGgcagcattctccacactccatGAGAAAAGCATGCTCTGGTGCATGCGGTGCGGCTCATGTGACCACAAGTTAGCACCATTAGATAGAGTGGATGGCTTAAATGGGTCATGCATGCTTAGATGCACAATGTTGGCGCGATTGGTTGCATGACACGTATTTTAAATGCAATTAAGCATAATCAGACTATCTACTATTGTTGCAAATGAGCCTAGCTCAGTTTTGATCTGCTAGAGCTTGGCTTGGCAAGAaaggaatattttattttgggtgGAGCTCTAGCCAAGCTTAACTATCAATATTCAACCTTGATTCATTTCCTTACAAGTGAGCTTGAGCTAGCTAGTCTTTGCTATCGATCCAAGCCTGGGTTCTACTTATTAAAGCAAATCCAAGGAGTTTGGAGTGGACTAGTTGACCAGTTGAGCATTGACGTAATGAAATGGGGCTTTAGATTCGCTAGTTTCTCAACCGGGTTGCTCGCGAGCGGCTTGATTCATAGCCCATGGCTCAGCTGGTCCACGTTTGATGTTGGTAAAACCGCAAACTTATTGATGAGATTTCACATCGAGAAGAGAGAGACGATCTTGGAGGCTGAAAGGAGGGAATCTGACACACAGAAATAACACAGCCACTTGTCATAAAAGACGAGGAGCATTTTTCCAGTGCTTATTATTAATTACCCACGAATCCAAATCACGGGACCAATCCGGCGTCCTTCTTGGGCCATGCACGAATCTCCTCGATCAAATCGGTGAGCCCCTTGTACGACGAACCCCCCTCCCTGACCGCCGCCCGCGCCATCTCCCCGTACTCCTTTGCCCTCCGCCGCATCCCCTCCGCGTCCTCCCCTCCCCCCATTATCCTCCCCACTGCGGCTCCTATCTCCGCCGCCTCGACCACCCCTTTCTCCTCCACCGCCGTGCTCCGCCGGCGCCCCTCGGCCACGGCCCTCACCCCTGTCTTTAACACCTCCACCACCAGCTTCTCGTTCATGAACTGCTCCGTCGACAGCGGCCACGTAGCCATGGGCAGCCCCGCGCTCACCCCTTCGAGAACCGAGTTCCATCCGCAGTGCGTCACGAACCCTCCCACCGCCCCGTGCCCCAGCACCGCCACCTGTGGGGCCCACCCCTTTATCACAAGACCCCTTCCCTCCACCCGTCTCTCGAACCCCTCCGGCATCCACTCCTCGCCGGCGGCCTCCCTCACCACCCAAACAAACGGGTGCCCTGCCAACTCCAATGCCAACGCTATCTCCTTCAGTTGCTCGCAGGAGAAGTGGCTCCAGCTCCCGAAGCAAACATACACCACCGAGTTTGGTTCCTTGGTGTCGAGCCACGAGAGGCAGCGCTCGCGGTTGGCGGCAGCGGAGGGGTCGTCGCCGCCGCGGGCAGCGAGGTCGCCAGCGTCGGCGGACGCAAGCGCAACGGGGCCCACGAACCAGGACCGCATGCGGTCGGCTTTGAGGTAAAGGTCGGCGTAGGCGGACTCGATCTCGGCGAAGCTGTTGACGACTACACCGAGGCTGCCGGACTCGCCCTCGCGGAGGTCGTCCATAGCGGCGGTGATGGGGGTCTCGCCGCGGAGGAAGTCGGGGAGCTCGCGTCGGACCATGTGGATGGGGTGAGGAAGGTCAGGGACGAGGAAAGGTTCGTCGTCGCCGGCGACAGAGAGGTGGGGGAGGTGGCGGAAGAGGGCGCCCATGACGCAGATGGGGAAGAGGCCGAGGGCGTGGAAGGAGAGGCGGGGGACGCCGAGGTCGCGGGCGATGGCGGTGGTCCAGGGGAAGTGGGTGTCGGCGACGACGGCGTCCGGGcggtggaggcggaggaggcggtCGTGGTCGGGGCGGGTGAGAAGAGAAGCGGCGTCGATCTTATGGCACTCGGAGGGGGGGAGGGCGCTGATGTTCTCGACGCCGGGTGggaggccggcggcggcggagggaaAGGGGTAGAGGAGGGTGCGGAGGGGGAGGCCGGCGGCGGCTGCGCGGTCGATGGTGGGCTGGACGAGGGCGGCGTTGGCTGGGGTGAGGAGTACGGTGGAGTCCACGCCACGGGAGGCGAAGAGGCGGGCGATGTCGACCAAGGGGATCATGTGACCCGTCGCAAAGAATGGGATGAAGAAGACGCGGAGGGGGCGTGGCGCCTCCTCTTCGCCGGCAGCTGAACCCATGGACGAGAGAGACGGATAGAGACTAGAGTGGAAAGTTAGTGGAGATTGATGGTTAAGTAGAAAGCTAGAATGGGAGGATTCAGCTAGTAGAGCTTGCGATAAAACTCGTGATATAATGGGATCCATCGGCCAGAGAGACAGATAAAGAGGGAGCAGTGGAATCGCGGGTCACGTGCTTGTTTTTTAATGGAAATTTGGGGCGAGGGTAGGTATGGTTTTGTGAGGGTGAAAGTGGAGATGGATGCGTCCACTTCGCTCAAGCAGGGGATGATGGTGATGGGGAGATCGGCGGGAAGAGAGGCCAAGTTCTGGCAGAAAAACCTGCCAATCCCATGTCCCAAATGTGGGCGGATAGGTCATTCGGCGACGGCATGCGAGTCTTCATCTCCGACGGTGGTCGGAGCGGATCTGGTGGTGGAGACGCCTAGGCCCCATCACCATCATCCTCGGCTTGAGGACCTTTATTACCCTGATACCGAAGGTACTGGATGGTAGTGGGTTAGGATGTGACGGCGGCCATACAGCAGTTTTTTACTACAGCTGTGATGTCATCGGACTGGCAGAGGACCTTTATTACCCTGATACCGAAGCGGCAGGATGCTACTGAGCCGGATCACTTTCGATCGATCAACCTGTGCGCCACTTTGTATAAGGCAACGGCGAAGATTCTTGCTGTCAGGTTGAGGGACTTACTTTCGAGGCTGATCAGTCCGGAGCAGGGTGCTTTCATAGGTGGTCGGAGCATCTCCGACAATGTTCTGATACCACAGGAGTTCATGTTCGATTTGGGGAGGGCCCCGATAAGGAGGACCTTGATGGGAgtcaagcttgatatggagagggcctatGATAGGATGCGGTGGGACTTTGTGCATCAGTCTCTGCAGGTGTTTGGTTTTCCGGAGACATAGATTCAGTGGATTATGGGTTGTGTCAGGGCTCCTTTTTTTGCCATCCTGGTGAATGGCACACCTTTCCGTTTCTTTGTGTCGTCAGGAGGATTGCGGCAGGGATGCCCGCGTTCCCCACTTTTGTTTATTATCTGTGCAGATGCTTTATCCAGATCCTTGCATCAGGCTGTGCTCACTCAGGAGTTGGAGGTTTACAGGCCAGTGGTGGGTGCTCCCTCGATCTCTCATTTGCTCTTTGCGGATGATTGTTTGCTACTAGCCCGGTCGGCTCGGTAGGATGGCCGGGTTCTTGGTAGGGTCCTATGAAACTATTGTGCTATGTCGGGTCAACGGGTTAATTTATCGAAATCTGCAGTTTGTTTTAGCCCGTTGACCAGACAGGAGGAGAAGAACTCTATCATGCAGATTTTGGGGGTAGCCGAGCAGAATGGCACGATGAGGTACTTGAGGTCCCACTTTCTAGTCGGCGACTGCGCGGCAAGGATTGTACTTTTCTGGAGGCCAGCATCCGGCAGAGGGTGGAgggttgatggggacatcagagcccttcatccagatgatcctgagcccccggattgagtcagacccggattgggtccatttgagtccgagtcattttcttttattgcattatttacTTTTGTCTTAGTCAAGTTAATTTGGTTCGTTATTTTGTTATTAGACTGGTCAATTGGGTTTATGTAATTGGGTCAATatgtaaggtctatataaagaccaccCCTCTCATGTATAAGGGAACTGATGATTGAGTGAAAAAAATCCTAGCTTCTTTCTTGTTctacttcttccttctcctccccttctcctcttcctgcGTCCCTAAAACCTCTTCTTCATTctccctctcttgttcttccttcttctcctctttctccgcAGTTGTGctacatcaacttggtatcagagccacggCTTTGCCACTGTTGCAAAAGCCTCGATCCCCCCCTTTTCTCTTCCCCCTCTCGGTTCTCACACAAAGAACAGAAGGGGAGAAACCCCTGCGCCAGACCCTCCCCACCCATCATCGTACCTGAGCCCGCCGCCGCCTTTAGACCGCCGCCGCTGCCTCCCCCACCTTGCAGACCGCCGCATCCCCACGAAAGCCACCGCCAAAAGCAGAGTCCGTCATCAACAAACAccatgggctcgtttggttcgcggggagcattttccttcctaggaatatgattcctgggaaacaaattcctaggaagaggatgcctaggaaagtatttttggcatgtttggttgaccatgggaaagtgacaaatttccaaggtgcttatgtttggttggccatccactttcctaggaaaattatatataattcctattatgcccttaataaaaattaggtttttaatgcctctttaatgcttctttaatgctgaagggactttttggaaaaaagtaaaaatggagtgattcccgcctcatgggaaagtaactttcccatgtttctcatgggaaagactttcccatgaaatgtgggaatcacattcccatgggaatacaacttttccttctctctcctttgaaaactccaaccaaacaagaggcatctcattactttcccgttgaccacactttccccccttcttttcccgcgaaccaaacgagccccatTTGCTGTTGGCTGTGGCCACCCTGTGGGCCTCAGGCTTTATAGGGGAAAgacacaaaaaaaacaaaagaatagaAGAAGACAAGGGTTTGGACGCCCCATCCAAAGCCCCTCTCGTCCGACTGAGGTGGGGTTCCTCACTTCCCTGGCCTCGGTCGGAACCCAAACCGACGGCACCCGAGGAAGAAGGCCGGCGATCGGGcgcgagaagaagaagaatacgcCCGATCTCGTGTAACCCGACGCCCCCTTTTTCCCCGCCCCACCGTCGCAGCCGAGCACGCCGCCACGTTCTCCCGTCGTCGTCCGCGAGCGAAGCACGGCGGAGAGGAGCCGAACCCACCGCCCCATCATCTTCTTCCGCCGCCGCAGCCCCATCCCGCAGGCCCAGCCGCGAAGATCGGCACGCCCTTCCGAACCGTCGGGAGATTGAAGACGGACTGCGCTTCACGGGTAAGATCCCAAACCCGAAAACCCACTAG is a genomic window of Phoenix dactylifera cultivar Barhee BC4 chromosome 4, palm_55x_up_171113_PBpolish2nd_filt_p, whole genome shotgun sequence containing:
- the LOC103722677 gene encoding scopoletin glucosyltransferase-like, with translation MDPIISRVLSQALLAESSHSSFLLNHQSPLTFHSSLYPSLSSMGSAAGEEEAPRPLRVFFIPFFATGHMIPLVDIARLFASRGVDSTVLLTPANAALVQPTIDRAAAAGLPLRTLLYPFPSAAAGLPPGVENISALPPSECHKIDAASLLTRPDHDRLLRLHRPDAVVADTHFPWTTAIARDLGVPRLSFHALGLFPICVMGALFRHLPHLSVAGDDEPFLVPDLPHPIHMVRRELPDFLRGETPITAAMDDLREGESGSLGVVVNSFAEIESAYADLYLKADRMRSWFVGPVALASADAGDLAARGGDDPSAAANRERCLSWLDTKEPNSVVYVCFGSWSHFSCEQLKEIALALELAGHPFVWVVREAAGEEWMPEGFERRVEGRGLVIKGWAPQVAVLGHGAVGGFVTHCGWNSVLEGVSAGLPMATWPLSTEQFMNEKLVVEVLKTGVRAVAEGRRRSTAVEEKGVVEAAEIGAAVGRIMGGGEDAEGMRRRAKEYGEMARAAVREGGSSYKGLTDLIEEIRAWPKKDAGLVP